The genomic stretch CCACAGAGTCGCGCCATCGGGCTCGCGCGTCGGCTTCGATTGCGCGTCCACCCAAATCCAGCCCTTGCGCGGATGATTATAGCGGTAGCTCTCGCGCCATACGCTCATCGAGCGCGCCGATTCGGCGATGCTGGCGAGCACGCGCGGCAGATCGTCGGCATGGACGCGCGCGAACTTGCCGTCGACTCCCTGCCGCAATGTCTCGGCGTCCATGCCATAAATGTCTTCCACATTGGGCGAGGCGTAGGGCATGGAGGCCTTGCCGTCGGGGCCGAGCCGATAAGAGGCGATGAGGCCGGGCACCGAGGCGGCGACGCCGGCGAGCTGATCGGCGAGCCGCGCCTTCTCGCGCAATTCGGACTCGATCGCCTTTTTCTCGGTGATGTCGCTGACGACGCCGATGAGCCGCACGGCGCGGCCGTTCTCGATCAAGGCCTGAGCGCGACACGCGATCCAGCGCAGCGCGCCGTCGCGCTTTCTGTGAATGCGAAACTCCGCCTGATAACGCCCCTCGCCGTGCGGATCGATCGCCGAGCGCACTGATTGGCGCACCGACGCGACGTCATCCTCGTGCACGATGGCGAAGATCACCTCCGGCGAGAGCGGCTGATCGGCGAGAAAGCCATAGATCTCGCGATATTTCTGATCGGCCTCGGTGACGCCCGCGGCGATGTCGTATTCCCAGCAGCCGATTGCGCCGGCCGCGAGCGCGAGACGCAGGCGCTCATTGCTGCGCCGCAGAGAATCCTCGATCTCGCGACGATCGGTCACATCGATGGCGGCGCCGATCGCGCGCGTCGCGACGACGCCGCGCGAGGTGCGGCGGAACTCGAATTGTCCGGCGAGGGCGATCCAACGCAGAGCGCCGTCCATGCGCCTGATGCGCATCTCATGGCTCCACTCGCCATTCTTGGCGCCCGCGCACGCCTCGAGAAACTTGCGCTCGAAATCGCCTTTGTCCGCCTCGAGCAGCAGTGCGCCCGCCTCGGAGAAGCAGAGCGTCTGATCCGGCGCCAATCCGAGAATCTCGTGCATGGTGACGGAGAAGCGGCTCGTCCCGCCGACGAGATCGACGTCGAAAGTGCCGACGCCGCCGGCGGCCACTGCGAGCCGCGACCACTTCTCGCGCTCGCGCAACGCCTCATTGGCGGCGAAGGAGCGCTCCATCCATTTCATCTGCGTGAGATCGGTGACGATGGCGAGGCGCGGCCGCGCATCCTCGGCCGGCGCGCCCAGCTCGACGCTCGCCGACAGCAGAGAGCCGTCGGCGCGCCGAATCTCGAACTCGCGGCTCGCCGCCTCCGTCGTCGCGAAGAAGGCGGCGAAGCGCTCGCCCTGATCGGGCGCGATATGATCGAGAATGCTGTCGCCGATCAGCTGCGCCGCCGGGCGGCCGATCATCTCGCGAAACTGGCGATTGCAATGCAGGATGACGCCATCGGGCGAAAGCTCGATCGAGCCTTCGCGCATCTGCTCGAGAAGGCGACGGCAGAAATGCTCGGTCGCCTCGCGTGACGCTCGGGACGCAGCCGGCGCCCTTCGCGCGCCGAGACGCTCGCCGCTCTGTCCGGCCTCGAGAAGAAGCCGCCGCAGATCCTCGAGATCTTGAAGCTGATCGCCCTGTTCGTCCACCGGCTTCCTCTCCCCTTCCAAGACGCGGGCGTCATGGGGCGCCCGAGCCGGGAAGGTCCTTCCCGCCACGGCGCGGCTGCAGGCCGCGCGAATTTGCGGACGTCGCGTTCGAGCCGTCGGCGACGCGCTTCAGAGGCGAAAGCTCGCGCCTCGCTTAGGGATTCGGTGGCTTGTAAGGCAGGCGCGGCCGGCCGGCTTCCTGTGGAAACTACTTAGCGCGCTCTTTTGCTCTACTATGCCGCGCACGCAAAAAAATATGCGCCAGATCAATCATCTGGCGCATACTGTCAAGAAGCGGTCTCTAATCGATCGCGCTGCGGCGCGGTCAGAACTCTTCCCAGCCCTCATCCGTGGCGGAAGCCGAGGCGCCGCGCCCGCCGGCGGATGCGACGCGCCGGCGCGCCGGCGCCGCCTCGACGCGCCGCTCGCTCGCGCGCGGAGCGGCCGCCGGACGCGCGCTCTCGCCGCGCTCGATGCGGAAAACGGAGATGAGGCTCGCGAGCTCTTCCGCCTCATGGCTGAGGCTGTGGCTCGCCGCAGTCGTCTCCTCGACCATTGTAGCGTTCTGCTGCGTCATGCTGTCGAGCTGGCCGACGGCGCGATTGACCTCGGTGAGGCCCGTGGCCTGCTCGCGCGAGCCGGCGGCGATATCGGTGACGACGCGGCTCACCTCGCCGACCTGCGAGACGATGCGCTCCAGCGCAGCGCCTGTCTCCGTCACCAGCACCACGCCATTCTCGACCTGCGAGGTCGAGGCGGCGATCAGCGCCTTGATCTCCTTGGCCGCTTCGGCCGAGCGCTGCGCCAGCGCGCGCACTTCCGAGGCGACGACGGCGAAGCCGCGTCCCGCCTCGCCCGCGCGCGCCGCCTCGACGCCGGCGTTGAGCGCGAGGAGATTGGTCTGGAAGGCGATCTCGTCGATGACGCCGATGATCTTGCCGATGTCACGCGTCGAATTCTCGATGCGCCGCATCGCCTCCACGGCGTCGCGGACAATGGCGCCGCCCTTCTCGGCGTCGGAGCGCGTCACATCGAAGACCTCGCTCGCATGGCGCGTGCTGTCGGCGGTCTTGTTCACCGTCGCGGTGATCTCCTCGAGCGCGGCGGCCGTCTCCTCGAGATTGGCGGCCTGCGCCTCGGTGCGGCGCGCGAGATTGTCGGACGCCTTGGCGATCTCGACGCTCGACGAGCGGATCGCGCTCGCCGACGCGCCCACATCGGCGAAGGCGGCGCCGAGCTTGGCGGCCGCATTGTTGAAATCTTCCTTGATCTTGTCGAAGCCGCCGTCGAGCTTGTCGACGACGCGGCGCTGCAGATCGCCGCGCGCCAGCTCCTCGAGCGCATGCGCCATGATGTCGAGCGCATGGCGCTGATGCGCCTCGGCCTCCGCGCGCTGCGCCTCGGCGGTGCGGCGCTCCTCGCGCAGAACGTCGAGATAAACGGACACCGAGAGATTCATGTCGAGGAAGACGGCCTTGGCGAGCGCGGCGACGCAGCGGGAGGTGCGATCGACGCGCGCCTTGCCGGCGAGCATGGAGCCCGAGAGATTGTCCTCGACAATGGCCTGAATGAGACGCTCGGTGATGAGCGCATAGGCGGAGATATAGAAGCTCGGCTCCAAGCCGATGCGGGCGTGCGCCTGGCCGACGGCCGTCACCATGCGCACATATTCCGCGCCGAACTCGGCCTCGGTGATCTGCGCCCAATGGCGCATCTGAGCGGATTTCGCCGCCGCCATATGGCGCTCGTCCGAGAAGAAGCCGCGCAACTTCGCGTCGCCGCGAACCTTCTCGTAGAAAGCGTCGAGAGCCGGGCCGAGAGCCTTGGAGATGACGGGCTTGGCCTGGCGCAATGCGCCACGGGCCGCCTCATTCATGTCCATGAACGCCAAACTGTCGTCCAGAGACGAGCTGCTCTTCGAAGACTCGGCCATCTTTTGCTCCCGCAATTCGTTAACCATCGGGCGCGCCGCCTCCGCGAATCAAATTCGCGCGCTCCCGTGCTTACGGATTAAGCGATATGGGAAGTTTCGGCATTACTAACATGTCACAATTCGTCATTGCATCGCACAGTCCTGTGGCGCTGAAACATTATCACATCAGTAAAATATTGGACGTCAGTTCGAGACAAGCTCGCCTCGCTAGTCGAAATCTTCGTCCCTCTGCGTCGAGGCTAGCTCGTTGAAATCGAAACAGCAGAAACGACATTTGGCCACCGCGCCGCGGCCCGCCGATGCGAGCGAATTGCTCGCCGATCTCATGGCCAGCCTGCGAGCGGACGATCTCGCGACCGCTGTGCGTAAAATCGACGCATCCCGCGCGCTCGTCGACGGCCACGCCTTCGCGAGCTATCTCGCCGGCCTCGTCCGCGTCTCGCTCGGACAGGATGATGCGGCAATCGACCATTTCGGCAAAGCGATCGCGATCGAGCCCGATCATGCGCAGGCGCTCTATGGCCGCGCGGTGGCGCTGCAAAAGTCTGGACGGCCACAGGCCGCGATCGCCGATCACGCGCGATCGCTGCGGCTCGATCCCGGCAATGTCGAGGGTTGGCTGAATTACGGCGTCGCGCTGCAATTGACGGGACGCAGCGCCGAGGCCGTCGACGCCTATGGGCAATTGCTGACGCGCGCGCCCGGCCATGCGCAGGGCTTCGCCAATCGCGGCCTCTCGCTGCATGCGATCGGCGAGGATGCGCGCGCGATCGAAGATTACGACCGCGCCATCGCGCTTCTTCCCGGCGATCCCGCGCCGCTGCGCAACAAGGCGGTCTCGCTCGCGCGCCTCGCGCGCCATGAGGAAGCGCTCGATTGCTTCGCGCGCGCCTTCGCGCTCGATCCCACATGTCTCGACGCCGCCGATGGCGCGCTCGCGGCGCTCGTCGCCTTGCGCCTCTTCGAGGAGGCCGTCTCCTTCTGCGACACGGTGCTGAGCCTTTCGCCCGACCATGTTCCGGCGCTGCTGACCAAGGCCAATGCGCTGCACGAAACCAAGCGCTACGCCGCCGCCCTCGCAATATTCGACGCAGCCCTCTCGCGCGCGCCGCAGGACCCGAAGCTGCTGACCAATCGCGGCATGTGCCTGTTCGAGCTCGGCCGGCTCGAGGAGGCGCAGTCTTGCGCGCTCGCCGCCATCGCCGCCGATCCGACCTTCGCGCTCGCCTGGCGCTGTCGCGGCATGGTGGAGATGCGCCGCTCCGATCTCGATAACGCCCTCGCCTCCTTCGACGCGGCGCTGCGCCTCGTCGATGATGAGCCGGACGTTCATTGCGGCCGCGGCATCGTGCTGAAGGAGCTCGGCCGCTTCGACGAGGCGCACGCGCAATTTGACCGCGCGCTCGCGATCGATCCGCGCCATGCGGAGACGAAAGCCAACAAGGGCACGCTGCTGCTGCTGCGCGGCGAGTTCGCGGAGGGCCTCGATCTGTTCGAGCATCGCTGGGTGCTCGACGATCGCCCCAAGACAGAGATCGCCTATCGTTGGCCGGAATGGCGCGGCGAGCCGCTGGCCGGCAAATCCATTCTCATTCTCGACGAGGCGGGCCTCGGCGACGCGCTGCAATTCATTCGCTATGCGCCTCTGCTGGCGAAGGCCGGCGCGAAAGTCGCCTATCATTGCCGCCCTGCCCTGCTGCGCCTGATGCGCGGCCTCGGCGAGAATGTCGAGATCATCGCCGCTCCGACGCCAGATGCGGCCTATGACTATTGCGTCACTCTGTGCAGCCTGCCGCGCGCCTTCGGCACGCGCGCGGAGACGATACCGGGCGAGGCCTATCTTTCCGCGGAGCCGGAGCGCGTCGCGATGTGGCGCGAGCGTCTCGCCGGAGAAGGATTGAAGGTCGGAATCGCCTGGCAGGGGAGCGCGCATTCGCGCTCCGACCATGCGCGCGCCGCGCCGCTATCGGCCTTCGCGCCGCTCGGCGCCATCGCCGGCGTGCGGCTCTATAGTCTGCAGAAGAATTTCGGCGCCGATCAATTGCGCGACGCGCCGATGCGCGTCATGTCCTTCGGCGAGGATTTCGACTCCGGCGCCGACGCTTTCGTCGATACGGCGGCCGTCATCGAGAACCTCGATCTCGTCGTGACGATCGACACATCCATAGCCCATCTCGCCGGCGCGCTCGGCAAGCCGGTATGGATCGCGATCAAGCATGCGCCGGAATGGCGCTGGCAATTGGAGCGCGAGGACAGCCCCTGGTATCGCAGCGCGCGGCTGTTCCGTCAGGAGAAGCGCGGCGATTGGAGCGACGTCTTCGCGCGCATGGCGCAGGAATTGGAATCGCTCGCCGCGCCGCGCCGAAAGGCGGCGGAGGCGGACGCCATTCTCATCCCGGGCTCGGTCGGCGAGCTCATCGACCGCATCACCATCCTCGAGATAAAGGCGCGCAAGATCGCCGACGCCGAAAAGCTCGCCAATGTGGCGCGCGAGCTCGCTCTGCTACAGGGACTGCGCGAGGAGCGCGGCTTTATCGGCGGCGCGCTGGATGCGCTGGCGCGCGAGCTCGAGGAGACCAATCTCGCGCTGTGGAACATTGAAGACGATATTCGCAATTGCGAGAAGCGGGGCGATTTCGGGCCGCAATTCATCGCGCTGGCGCGTAGCGTCTATCAGCGCAACGACCATCGCGCGGCGCTGAAGAAGCGCATCAATCTCGCCTGCGGATCTCTGATCGTGGAAGAGAAATCCTACGACGAGGCCCCGCGCGCCTCGTGAGCTTTCGCTGGCGACTGGTCAGATGCCGCTCGACCTCGACGAGAATTCGAAACCTTCGATCAGCATGGGCGGGGCCGAGATCGCCGCGCCGCCCATCTCGGTCTTCACGCGCTCGCTCGCGCCGATCGCCGCTATGCGCGAGAAGGCGCCGTGAAGATTCTCGTTGAAGCGCATGTTGCGCACGGGCGCGACGATCTCGCCATTCTCGATGAGGAAATTGCCGTCGCGCGTCAGCCCGGTGAGCAGCAGGCCGCGCGGCTCCACCATATTCGTGTACCAGAAACGCGTCACCAATATGCCGCGCCGCACGCCGCGGATCATCTCCTCGAGGCTCGTCGCGCCGCCGGCGACGGTGAAATTATGCGCCGCCGGAATGGCGTCTGCGCCGGTCTTCTGCGCCCAATAGCGCGGGCGCGCGAGCGTCTTCAGCACGCCCTTGTCCACCCACAGCCGCGCCTCTTGCGCGAGCCCTTCCTCGCCGAAGGGCGCCTCCGGCGCGATCGGGTCGCGCGGATCGGAGCGCATGGAGAAATCGGCGCTGAACAGAGCGTCGCCGAGCTTGGTGCCGCCCCCGGCGCGCGAGAAGAAGCTGCGGCCCTCGTCGGCCGGGCGGGCGCGGAGCATCCATATCAGCCATTGCGCGAGCTCGCCCACCGCCGTCGGCTCCAATATCACCGTATAGCGTCCGGGCTCGAGATCGAGCGGCTCCTCGTCGCGCGCCGCCTTCAACGCGGCGCGGCGCCCGATGTCGGCGGGATTGAGCTGCGCGACCGAAAAATGGCGAGCGCCGGCCCAGCCGGACCAGCCGTCGCTCTTTTGGCGCGCGGTGGTCGAGAGATCGACGAAGCTCTCGCGATCATAGGCGAAGAGTCCGGCGCTCGAGGCCAGCGCCGAAAAGCGGCGGCCGGCCGCCGCGCAGCCGAACATGTTCACGCCTCGCGCCGTCCCCTCGGCGACGACGCACGCGGTCGCCTCGGCGAGAAAGCGAAGATCGAGCGCTCCGGTC from Methylosinus sp. C49 encodes the following:
- a CDS encoding metallopeptidase TldD-related protein, with the protein product MIRIDGEEAQSLRFAGGGVTTNVATARVSTRIESHIGGRVGSVSVGGLEWEELARAVARSEEIARLLPADPEFLPPLGAQTYPESARYDEATGALDLRFLAEATACVVAEGTARGVNMFGCAAAGRRFSALASSAGLFAYDRESFVDLSTTARQKSDGWSGWAGARHFSVAQLNPADIGRRAALKAARDEEPLDLEPGRYTVILEPTAVGELAQWLIWMLRARPADEGRSFFSRAGGGTKLGDALFSADFSMRSDPRDPIAPEAPFGEEGLAQEARLWVDKGVLKTLARPRYWAQKTGADAIPAAHNFTVAGGATSLEEMIRGVRRGILVTRFWYTNMVEPRGLLLTGLTRDGNFLIENGEIVAPVRNMRFNENLHGAFSRIAAIGASERVKTEMGGAAISAPPMLIEGFEFSSRSSGI
- a CDS encoding DUF6165 family protein, with protein sequence MATAPRPADASELLADLMASLRADDLATAVRKIDASRALVDGHAFASYLAGLVRVSLGQDDAAIDHFGKAIAIEPDHAQALYGRAVALQKSGRPQAAIADHARSLRLDPGNVEGWLNYGVALQLTGRSAEAVDAYGQLLTRAPGHAQGFANRGLSLHAIGEDARAIEDYDRAIALLPGDPAPLRNKAVSLARLARHEEALDCFARAFALDPTCLDAADGALAALVALRLFEEAVSFCDTVLSLSPDHVPALLTKANALHETKRYAAALAIFDAALSRAPQDPKLLTNRGMCLFELGRLEEAQSCALAAIAADPTFALAWRCRGMVEMRRSDLDNALASFDAALRLVDDEPDVHCGRGIVLKELGRFDEAHAQFDRALAIDPRHAETKANKGTLLLLRGEFAEGLDLFEHRWVLDDRPKTEIAYRWPEWRGEPLAGKSILILDEAGLGDALQFIRYAPLLAKAGAKVAYHCRPALLRLMRGLGENVEIIAAPTPDAAYDYCVTLCSLPRAFGTRAETIPGEAYLSAEPERVAMWRERLAGEGLKVGIAWQGSAHSRSDHARAAPLSAFAPLGAIAGVRLYSLQKNFGADQLRDAPMRVMSFGEDFDSGADAFVDTAAVIENLDLVVTIDTSIAHLAGALGKPVWIAIKHAPEWRWQLEREDSPWYRSARLFRQEKRGDWSDVFARMAQELESLAAPRRKAAEADAILIPGSVGELIDRITILEIKARKIADAEKLANVARELALLQGLREERGFIGGALDALARELEETNLALWNIEDDIRNCEKRGDFGPQFIALARSVYQRNDHRAALKKRINLACGSLIVEEKSYDEAPRAS
- a CDS encoding PAS domain S-box protein; translated protein: MDEQGDQLQDLEDLRRLLLEAGQSGERLGARRAPAASRASREATEHFCRRLLEQMREGSIELSPDGVILHCNRQFREMIGRPAAQLIGDSILDHIAPDQGERFAAFFATTEAASREFEIRRADGSLLSASVELGAPAEDARPRLAIVTDLTQMKWMERSFAANEALREREKWSRLAVAAGGVGTFDVDLVGGTSRFSVTMHEILGLAPDQTLCFSEAGALLLEADKGDFERKFLEACAGAKNGEWSHEMRIRRMDGALRWIALAGQFEFRRTSRGVVATRAIGAAIDVTDRREIEDSLRRSNERLRLALAAGAIGCWEYDIAAGVTEADQKYREIYGFLADQPLSPEVIFAIVHEDDVASVRQSVRSAIDPHGEGRYQAEFRIHRKRDGALRWIACRAQALIENGRAVRLIGVVSDITEKKAIESELREKARLADQLAGVAASVPGLIASYRLGPDGKASMPYASPNVEDIYGMDAETLRQGVDGKFARVHADDLPRVLASIAESARSMSVWRESYRYNHPRKGWIWVDAQSKPTREPDGATLWHGYLQDVTERKRIEQALVDKEARLYATVEGAHDAILTVDEKGAIQSLNSAAVRMFGYAKAEAIGAHVETLVPVRLFGGRKAGAGACFMEGRESLGNVVETQGRRKDGGLFPVDLAVSEASYHGCRLYIAFIRDLTERRKIEARMQKLHAERLDAVGELAAGLAHELNQPLSATAIYLKAARRLLQMPVEQRPANVEDALDNAATQIVRAGQIIAHLREFISRGEPDKTLQNLHDILDEAYELVIVEAKQSGINVVFRLDAADDRILADRVQIKQVLVNLMRNARDAMSASRTRRMTISTVLCGRSMVRVDVADTGAGLSEEARASLFEPFATTKANGLGVGLTIARSIVEAHYGKIWAGPNSDGGATFSFTLPLAAMEEEE
- a CDS encoding globin-coupled sensor protein, which encodes MAESSKSSSSLDDSLAFMDMNEAARGALRQAKPVISKALGPALDAFYEKVRGDAKLRGFFSDERHMAAAKSAQMRHWAQITEAEFGAEYVRMVTAVGQAHARIGLEPSFYISAYALITERLIQAIVEDNLSGSMLAGKARVDRTSRCVAALAKAVFLDMNLSVSVYLDVLREERRTAEAQRAEAEAHQRHALDIMAHALEELARGDLQRRVVDKLDGGFDKIKEDFNNAAAKLGAAFADVGASASAIRSSSVEIAKASDNLARRTEAQAANLEETAAALEEITATVNKTADSTRHASEVFDVTRSDAEKGGAIVRDAVEAMRRIENSTRDIGKIIGVIDEIAFQTNLLALNAGVEAARAGEAGRGFAVVASEVRALAQRSAEAAKEIKALIAASTSQVENGVVLVTETGAALERIVSQVGEVSRVVTDIAAGSREQATGLTEVNRAVGQLDSMTQQNATMVEETTAASHSLSHEAEELASLISVFRIERGESARPAAAPRASERRVEAAPARRRVASAGGRGASASATDEGWEEF